CGAGACCGCGGGAGACGGCGGAACAGGCGATGAGCGACAGTGCGGGTTCTCTTCGAGATGCGACGCGCGTCGCTGGGTGGAGTGAGTTCGGGAGGCGCGTACTTCGACAGCCAACCTCGCGTTCTGTATCGCACTATGAGATTTATCGGGTGTTCGCGGGGCTTTTACCCGCAGCGGGCGTACGGACGCTAAATGGTTCGTAACGTCGCCGCTGACGTCGCCGAGTTGGAGGACGAGGACTTCCACCTCCTCTCCGGCGTCGAACACGGCATGCGGTTCTCGCGATGGGTGAACCGGGAGAAGCTCCCGGAGTTCGCGCGGCTGACCGAGGAAGAAGTCGACTATCGGCTCGACCGGACCGAAGACCGGGGGCTGGTGGAGCGAAAGACCATCCAGTACGAGGGCTTCCGACTCACGTTCGAGGGGTACGACGTGCTGGCGCTCCGGACGTTCGCGGAGCGCGACACCGTCGAGGGGTTCGGTGCGCCGCTCGGCGTCGGGAAGGAGAGCGACGTCTTCGAGGTGCAGTCGTACAAGCCGATGGCGTTGAAGTTCCACCGCGAGGGGTACACGAACTTCCGGGAGGTCCAGAAGGAACGCGATTACACGAGCGACAACGACCACATCTCGTGGTTCTACACGGCGCGGAAGGCGGCGGAACGCGAGTACGACGCGCTCGAAACGCTCTATCCGGACGTGCGCGTGCCGCGCCCCATCGACCAGAACCGCCACGCCATCGTGATGGAGAAGATCGACGGCGTGGAGTTGAACCGCGCGAAACTCGACTCCGAG
This is a stretch of genomic DNA from Halocalculus aciditolerans. It encodes these proteins:
- a CDS encoding serine/threonine-protein kinase RIO2, producing the protein MVRNVAADVAELEDEDFHLLSGVEHGMRFSRWVNREKLPEFARLTEEEVDYRLDRTEDRGLVERKTIQYEGFRLTFEGYDVLALRTFAERDTVEGFGAPLGVGKESDVFEVQSYKPMALKFHREGYTNFREVQKERDYTSDNDHISWFYTARKAAEREYDALETLYPDVRVPRPIDQNRHAIVMEKIDGVELNRAKLDSEQVVGVLDLVLQELGTAYAAGYVHADISEYNVFVAEDGITLFDWPQSVPTDHENARTFLERDVENITSYFQRKYPNDLPDVDVDAIADAVAADDFRTVREHPE